The following coding sequences lie in one Miscanthus floridulus cultivar M001 chromosome 9, ASM1932011v1, whole genome shotgun sequence genomic window:
- the LOC136484231 gene encoding uncharacterized protein isoform X1: protein MAAEELLRKIRELEEGQAELKREISKLVPEQQQGAQQQQHHASRRPPRRALPAAPFLSSRLQRVGRIGLTDRQHIRALHALGQAVHIIAPGGKLIYWNRYAEQMYGYSTSEAVGQDAVELLVHPDDAQAANNIIGNIFMGKCWRGKFPVKKKSGERFFIVANNTPLYDDDGSLVGLICLSVDTKTLEDIMGPSTSMRSYTHPARPRFQVNNRPKCNLLNKSSFESEQPVQSSIASKITTLASKVTNRVRSRMKTGQNCNEQYGGGSEYQYSEDDSKKELASSGTNTPRGDVLHDGFVKGDHSPGKSSKTSSDDSGDGNERLYKISSKAEELLANKGISWPWKGREQNGPDKGHMNSLQFHDKQDNDQIHLAGPESIVIPDYQDSDSTQESKYEVTGNWWSFTNDSFNSLGSSLSSDSSAIERVDHEADCLDYEILWEDLVIGEQVGQGSCGTVYHAQWYGSDVAVKLFSMQEYSEEIIDTFRQEVSLMKKLRHPNIILFMGAVASPERLCIITEFLPRGSLFRLLQKNTAKLDPRRRVHMAIDIARGMNYLHHCSPPIVHRDLKSSNLLVDKNWTVKVADFGLSRLKLETFLRTKTGKGTPQWMAPEVLRNEPSDEKSDVYSYGVILWELVTQKIPWDNLNTMQVIGAIGFMDERLDIPSDTDPKWASMIESCWDSDPQKRPSFLELLDRLRDLQKQYSLQAQMQRNLSADALLKGSVK from the exons atggcggcggaGGAGCTGCTGCGGAAGATACGGGAGCTGGAGGAGGGCCAGGCGGAGCTGAAGCGAGAGATTTCCAAGCTCGTGCCGGAGCAGCAGCAGGGCGCGCAGCAGCAACAGCACCACGCCTCGCGCCGCCCGCCGCGGCGCGCCCTCCCCGCGGCGCCGTTCCTGTCGTCGCGGCTGCAGCGCGTGGGCCGCATCGGGCTCACTGACCGCCAGCACATCAGGGCCCTGCACGCGCTGGGCCAGGCCGTGCATATCATTGCCCCCGGCGGGAAGCTCATTTACTG GAACCGGTATGCCGAACAAATGTATGGCTATTCTACATCAGAAGCAGTTGGTCAAGATGCCGTTGAATTATTGGTTCATCCTGATGATGCTCAGGCAGCAAACAATATCATCGGAAATATATTTATGGGGAAATGTTGGAGAGGGAAGTTTCCTGTTAAAAAGAAGTCAGGAGAACGGTTCTTCATTGTGGCCAATAATACTCCTTTGTATGATGATGATGGCAGTTTGGTGGGTCTCATTTGTCTCTCAGTTGATACGAAGACATTAGAGGATATAATGGGCCCTTCAACTTCAATGAGGTCCTATACACATCCAGCGAGGCCCCGGTTTCAAGTCAACAATCGGCCTAAATGcaatttattaaataaaagttcCTTTGAGTCTGAGCAACCTGTCCAATCTTCTATAGCCTCCAAGATAACAACTTTG GCTAGCAAAGTTACAAACAGAGTTCGTTCTCGGATGAAGACAGGTCAGAACTGCAATGAACAATATGGTGGCGGTTCTGAGTATCAGTACTCTGAAGATGATTCCAAGAAAGAACTGGCATCTAGTGGAACAAACACCCCTAGAGGTGATGTACTGCATGATGGCTTTGTTAAAGGAGACCATTCCCCTGGGAAGTCGAGTAAAACAAGTAGTGATGACTCAGGGGATGGAAATGAAAGGCTTTACAAGATTAGTTCAAAGGCAGAGGAATTATTGGCCAATAAGGGGATATCGTGGCCTTGGAAAGGGCGCGAACAGAATGGTCCTGACAAGGGTCACATGAACTCATTGCAGTTCCATGATAAGCAAGACAATGACCAGATACATCTGGCTGGTCCAGAGTCAATTGTAATTCCAGACTACCAAGATTCTGATAGCACCCAGGAAAGCAAATATGAAGTAACGGGTAACTGGTGGTCTTTCACCAATGATAGCTTCAATAGTTTGGGCAGCAGTTTAAGTTCTGATAGCAGTGCTATTGAGAGAGTAGATCATGAAGCAGATTGCCTAGATTATGAGATTCTGTGGGAAGACCTAGTAATTGGAGAACAAGTAGGTCAAG GTTCTTGCGGAACAGTGTATCATGCTCAGTGGTATGGCTCG GATGTAGCAGTTAAACTATTCTCTATGCAAGAATATTCAGAAGAAATAATAGATACCTTCAGACAAGAG gtatcactgatgaagaaaCTACGTCATCCAAATATTATACTCTTCATGGGTGCAGTTGCATCTCCAGAACGACTTTGTATTATTACAGAATTTCTTCCACG GGGGAGTTTGTTCCGCTTACTTCAAAAGAACACTGCCAAGCTGGATCCAAGACGGCGAGTTCACATGGCTATAGACATT GCAAGGGGTATGAATTATCTTCACCATTGTAGCCCTCCTATTGTTCACCGTGAtctaaaatcatcaaatttgttgGTTGACAAGAACTGGACTGTAAAG GTTGCAGATTTTGGTCTTTCACGTCTAAAACTCGAAACGTTTTTGCGAACAAAAACTGGAAAAGGAACG CCACAATGGATGGCCCCAGAGGTGTTACGTAATGAACCTTCAGATGAAAA GTCTGACGTGTACAGCTATGGGGTTATTCTATGGGAACTTGTGACCCAGAAGATACCCTGGGATAATCTCAATACAATGCAG GTTATCGGAGCCATTGGTTTTATGGATGAGAGGTTGGACATTCCAAGCGATACAGATCCTAAATGGGCATCGATGATTGAGAGTTGTTGGGATAG CGACCCACAAAAACGCCCTTCGTTCCTAGAGCTCCTGGACAGGCTTAGGGACCTGCAAAAGCAGTACAGCCTGCAGGCTCAGATGCAGCGTAACCTGTCTGCCGACGCTCTGCTGAAAGGCTCTGTGAAATGA
- the LOC136484231 gene encoding uncharacterized protein isoform X2 has product MAAEELLRKIRELEEGQAELKREISKLVPEQQQGAQQQQHHASRRPPRRALPAAPFLSSRLQRVGRIGLTDRQHIRALHALGQAVHIIAPGGKLIYWNRYAEQMYGYSTSEAVGQDAVELLVHPDDAQAANNIIGNIFMGKCWRGKFPVKKKSGERFFIVANNTPLYDDDGSLVGLICLSVDTKTLEDIMGPSTSMRSYTHPARPRFQVNNRPKCNLLNKSSFESEQPVQSSIASKITTLTGQNCNEQYGGGSEYQYSEDDSKKELASSGTNTPRGDVLHDGFVKGDHSPGKSSKTSSDDSGDGNERLYKISSKAEELLANKGISWPWKGREQNGPDKGHMNSLQFHDKQDNDQIHLAGPESIVIPDYQDSDSTQESKYEVTGNWWSFTNDSFNSLGSSLSSDSSAIERVDHEADCLDYEILWEDLVIGEQVGQGSCGTVYHAQWYGSDVAVKLFSMQEYSEEIIDTFRQEVSLMKKLRHPNIILFMGAVASPERLCIITEFLPRGSLFRLLQKNTAKLDPRRRVHMAIDIARGMNYLHHCSPPIVHRDLKSSNLLVDKNWTVKVADFGLSRLKLETFLRTKTGKGTPQWMAPEVLRNEPSDEKSDVYSYGVILWELVTQKIPWDNLNTMQVIGAIGFMDERLDIPSDTDPKWASMIESCWDSDPQKRPSFLELLDRLRDLQKQYSLQAQMQRNLSADALLKGSVK; this is encoded by the exons atggcggcggaGGAGCTGCTGCGGAAGATACGGGAGCTGGAGGAGGGCCAGGCGGAGCTGAAGCGAGAGATTTCCAAGCTCGTGCCGGAGCAGCAGCAGGGCGCGCAGCAGCAACAGCACCACGCCTCGCGCCGCCCGCCGCGGCGCGCCCTCCCCGCGGCGCCGTTCCTGTCGTCGCGGCTGCAGCGCGTGGGCCGCATCGGGCTCACTGACCGCCAGCACATCAGGGCCCTGCACGCGCTGGGCCAGGCCGTGCATATCATTGCCCCCGGCGGGAAGCTCATTTACTG GAACCGGTATGCCGAACAAATGTATGGCTATTCTACATCAGAAGCAGTTGGTCAAGATGCCGTTGAATTATTGGTTCATCCTGATGATGCTCAGGCAGCAAACAATATCATCGGAAATATATTTATGGGGAAATGTTGGAGAGGGAAGTTTCCTGTTAAAAAGAAGTCAGGAGAACGGTTCTTCATTGTGGCCAATAATACTCCTTTGTATGATGATGATGGCAGTTTGGTGGGTCTCATTTGTCTCTCAGTTGATACGAAGACATTAGAGGATATAATGGGCCCTTCAACTTCAATGAGGTCCTATACACATCCAGCGAGGCCCCGGTTTCAAGTCAACAATCGGCCTAAATGcaatttattaaataaaagttcCTTTGAGTCTGAGCAACCTGTCCAATCTTCTATAGCCTCCAAGATAACAACTTTG ACAGGTCAGAACTGCAATGAACAATATGGTGGCGGTTCTGAGTATCAGTACTCTGAAGATGATTCCAAGAAAGAACTGGCATCTAGTGGAACAAACACCCCTAGAGGTGATGTACTGCATGATGGCTTTGTTAAAGGAGACCATTCCCCTGGGAAGTCGAGTAAAACAAGTAGTGATGACTCAGGGGATGGAAATGAAAGGCTTTACAAGATTAGTTCAAAGGCAGAGGAATTATTGGCCAATAAGGGGATATCGTGGCCTTGGAAAGGGCGCGAACAGAATGGTCCTGACAAGGGTCACATGAACTCATTGCAGTTCCATGATAAGCAAGACAATGACCAGATACATCTGGCTGGTCCAGAGTCAATTGTAATTCCAGACTACCAAGATTCTGATAGCACCCAGGAAAGCAAATATGAAGTAACGGGTAACTGGTGGTCTTTCACCAATGATAGCTTCAATAGTTTGGGCAGCAGTTTAAGTTCTGATAGCAGTGCTATTGAGAGAGTAGATCATGAAGCAGATTGCCTAGATTATGAGATTCTGTGGGAAGACCTAGTAATTGGAGAACAAGTAGGTCAAG GTTCTTGCGGAACAGTGTATCATGCTCAGTGGTATGGCTCG GATGTAGCAGTTAAACTATTCTCTATGCAAGAATATTCAGAAGAAATAATAGATACCTTCAGACAAGAG gtatcactgatgaagaaaCTACGTCATCCAAATATTATACTCTTCATGGGTGCAGTTGCATCTCCAGAACGACTTTGTATTATTACAGAATTTCTTCCACG GGGGAGTTTGTTCCGCTTACTTCAAAAGAACACTGCCAAGCTGGATCCAAGACGGCGAGTTCACATGGCTATAGACATT GCAAGGGGTATGAATTATCTTCACCATTGTAGCCCTCCTATTGTTCACCGTGAtctaaaatcatcaaatttgttgGTTGACAAGAACTGGACTGTAAAG GTTGCAGATTTTGGTCTTTCACGTCTAAAACTCGAAACGTTTTTGCGAACAAAAACTGGAAAAGGAACG CCACAATGGATGGCCCCAGAGGTGTTACGTAATGAACCTTCAGATGAAAA GTCTGACGTGTACAGCTATGGGGTTATTCTATGGGAACTTGTGACCCAGAAGATACCCTGGGATAATCTCAATACAATGCAG GTTATCGGAGCCATTGGTTTTATGGATGAGAGGTTGGACATTCCAAGCGATACAGATCCTAAATGGGCATCGATGATTGAGAGTTGTTGGGATAG CGACCCACAAAAACGCCCTTCGTTCCTAGAGCTCCTGGACAGGCTTAGGGACCTGCAAAAGCAGTACAGCCTGCAGGCTCAGATGCAGCGTAACCTGTCTGCCGACGCTCTGCTGAAAGGCTCTGTGAAATGA